One genomic region from Candidatus Caldarchaeum subterraneum encodes:
- a CDS encoding glyoxalase family protein, translated as MFSRYQQFFFNSATVIYACLGFWCWMFRLDPATGVGWVGLTVSSLGRSLDFYKGVLGFRQFGMLGGAAVLGADENVPLVILHEQRGAEPRPPNRRGLYHFAVLYPSRRDLARAFTRVAHRWSFEGFADHLVSEALYLSDPDLHGIELYVDRPRERWGFTSLKELRMGTLPLNIDSLLQELSGEGSSKSLDPGYRLPSGTRIGHIHLHVSSLEKAEQFYHGLLGLDVTLRSFPGALFLSAGGYHHHVGANIWAGLNAAPPSENHVQLKSFSLVLPSRRSLELLVKWLLENGVDVVDGLVHGFEGYEGVTVMDFDGNRVELAVRVNVS; from the coding sequence GTGTTTTCGCGTTACCAACAATTTTTTTTTAACTCTGCTACGGTTATATATGCATGCCTAGGTTTTTGGTGTTGGATGTTTAGGCTTGATCCGGCGACGGGTGTGGGTTGGGTTGGTTTAACCGTTTCCAGTCTAGGTAGGTCTCTAGATTTTTACAAGGGTGTGCTGGGGTTTAGGCAGTTTGGGATGTTGGGGGGAGCTGCTGTGCTTGGTGCGGATGAAAATGTTCCTCTTGTCATCTTGCATGAGCAGAGGGGTGCGGAGCCGCGTCCACCAAATAGACGTGGTCTCTACCATTTCGCTGTTCTTTATCCTTCTCGCCGTGACCTTGCCCGTGCCTTTACACGGGTTGCTCACCGCTGGAGCTTTGAGGGGTTCGCGGATCATTTGGTTAGTGAGGCTCTTTATCTGAGCGACCCCGACCTTCATGGAATTGAGCTCTATGTTGATAGGCCGAGGGAGCGCTGGGGTTTCACCTCGTTGAAGGAGCTTAGGATGGGGACGCTTCCTCTGAACATCGACTCGCTGCTGCAGGAGCTGAGTGGAGAGGGTTCTTCAAAGTCTCTTGACCCAGGGTATCGGCTGCCATCCGGAACACGTATTGGACACATTCATCTTCATGTTTCGAGTCTTGAGAAGGCGGAGCAGTTCTATCATGGGTTACTTGGGTTGGACGTGACTTTGAGGAGTTTTCCGGGTGCTTTGTTTCTGTCGGCGGGTGGATATCATCACCATGTTGGGGCTAATATATGGGCGGGGTTGAACGCGGCTCCTCCGTCGGAAAACCATGTTCAGCTCAAATCCTTCTCGCTGGTTCTGCCATCGCGGAGGTCTCTTGAACTGTTGGTGAAATGGCTTTTGGAGAATGGTGTGGATGTTGTGGATGGGTTGGTGCATGGCTTTGAGGGTTACGAGGGTGTTACGGTGATGGATTTTGACGGTAACCGTGTGGAGTTGGCTGTCAGGGTAAACGTGTCGTAG
- a CDS encoding signal peptidase, type I translates to MLRNVAYAAVLGVVATLLALSLLHTALGVTFPLLVVKSGSMRPVIEVGDIIIVLPVSPDDVRADPVNGDVIVFYRPGEKGVPGSIIVHRAVARVSGGFITKGDANAVADYWGPVPFDHLLGRWTGLSIPAWTGIGYISLFLRGEIYYPAGPILVLLLIAVNVVLIVKDFSRSRKTGDGGGESSADASQS, encoded by the coding sequence ATGTTGCGGAACGTCGCCTACGCCGCCGTGCTCGGGGTTGTCGCCACGTTGCTCGCACTATCGTTGCTGCACACAGCTTTGGGAGTAACTTTTCCGCTTCTCGTGGTCAAAAGCGGCAGCATGCGTCCAGTGATAGAGGTGGGCGACATCATAATCGTTTTACCGGTTAGCCCCGACGATGTTAGAGCGGACCCTGTTAACGGGGATGTGATTGTTTTCTACAGGCCGGGTGAGAAAGGTGTGCCTGGTTCGATTATTGTTCACAGGGCTGTGGCAAGGGTTTCGGGTGGCTTCATTACTAAGGGTGATGCAAACGCTGTGGCGGATTACTGGGGGCCTGTGCCTTTTGACCACTTGCTGGGTAGATGGACTGGGCTGAGCATACCGGCGTGGACGGGAATCGGTTACATCAGCCTCTTCCTCCGAGGAGAAATATATTACCCAGCGGGGCCGATACTTGTCCTGCTCCTCATAGCTGTCAACGTGGTTCTCATCGTCAAAGATTTTTCACGGAGTAGAAAGACTGGTGACGGTGGAGGAGAGTCTTCCGCCGACGCCAGCCAATCGTGA
- a CDS encoding carbohydrate kinase, protein MAERGRCLIGVDVGTTAVKAVAVDECCQLLAEARLPLNIYSPSRGIFTHDAGEIRDKMFESLRLLMKKLDGRRVEAMGVTAQSVSLVLLDRLGNPVYPVLSHLDKRADLAAEEMEGSQGYIGRKLVGNLVWLRRHEPNVYAKISKVLDMKEYAGYLLTGRTSVDKLWFMVEDLERLCLDAGINPSLLGEVQTYTDVLGYVDDDAAKRASLKPGVPVVVALGDSLAAMIGSGVVEEGEMVDVAGATEVMATLVKEKTPHSYPSYISGLYMMSVSPPLGLMHKWLVEKISPNSDYTYFERLAEHAPPGAEGLMFVADGWKMTKDVWGSLVNLTYCHGWNHVARSFFEAVAYELRRVVEIFEQVTKVRRIVSSGGGATGFVTKLKATVVGKPFQIPEIRETAALGAALTAATATGLFKNLAEAASSIKIAETIHGESQPIYDELYRRYLATRNRLGTEG, encoded by the coding sequence ATGGCGGAGCGTGGGAGATGTTTAATAGGTGTCGATGTGGGGACGACGGCTGTTAAGGCCGTTGCCGTAGACGAATGCTGTCAGCTTCTCGCTGAGGCGAGGCTGCCGCTTAACATCTATTCACCATCCCGCGGCATATTTACGCATGACGCGGGCGAAATCAGGGACAAAATGTTTGAATCGCTTAGGCTTTTGATGAAAAAGCTGGATGGAAGAAGAGTTGAGGCCATGGGTGTCACGGCACAGAGTGTCTCTCTAGTTCTTCTTGACAGACTCGGTAACCCGGTTTACCCTGTCCTAAGCCACCTTGATAAAAGAGCTGACCTAGCTGCGGAGGAGATGGAAGGTTCTCAGGGATACATCGGGCGAAAATTGGTCGGCAACCTTGTCTGGCTGAGGAGACATGAGCCGAATGTGTATGCAAAAATCTCGAAAGTCTTGGACATGAAAGAGTATGCTGGATACCTGTTGACTGGGCGCACCAGTGTGGATAAGCTATGGTTCATGGTTGAGGACTTGGAGCGGCTTTGCCTAGATGCGGGAATCAATCCAAGCTTGCTGGGTGAAGTCCAGACTTACACCGATGTTTTGGGTTATGTAGATGACGATGCTGCGAAACGGGCTAGCCTGAAGCCGGGTGTTCCCGTTGTCGTGGCTTTAGGAGACAGTCTCGCAGCCATGATTGGCTCAGGCGTCGTCGAAGAAGGGGAGATGGTTGATGTGGCGGGTGCCACAGAGGTCATGGCCACGCTGGTAAAAGAGAAGACTCCACACTCCTATCCCTCATACATCAGCGGCCTCTACATGATGAGCGTCTCGCCTCCGCTCGGGCTTATGCATAAATGGCTCGTCGAAAAAATTTCTCCAAACAGTGACTACACCTATTTTGAGAGGCTCGCCGAACATGCTCCACCTGGTGCTGAAGGACTAATGTTTGTCGCCGATGGATGGAAGATGACGAAAGATGTGTGGGGTTCGTTGGTCAACCTAACCTATTGCCATGGCTGGAACCATGTTGCACGCAGCTTTTTTGAAGCGGTCGCCTATGAGCTGCGCCGTGTAGTCGAGATTTTCGAGCAGGTAACCAAGGTGCGGAGAATTGTATCAAGCGGAGGAGGCGCGACGGGCTTTGTCACAAAGCTCAAGGCCACAGTGGTGGGAAAACCGTTTCAGATACCTGAGATACGCGAAACAGCAGCCCTCGGCGCAGCCCTCACAGCAGCCACCGCCACGGGCCTCTTCAAAAACCTCGCAGAAGCAGCATCAAGCATCAAAATAGCCGAAACCATACACGGCGAAAGCCAACCCATCTATGACGAACTCTACCGCAGATATCTAGCAACCAGAAACAGGCTGGGAACTGAAGGTTGA
- a CDS encoding uracil phosphoribosyltransferase — MGSSLPNVYVLDHPYAQMVLTRLRDKSTGQIEFRKGLVKLGRLIGFEIARHLPVSKKLVTTPLEVEAEGVEIPDIDKIVLITVLRAAMPLAEGLLKIFPTARQGVVSARRVEETYSGGLDFEIELTYLRIPRLNGSEIVIIADPMLATGSTMLRVVEEVYKVGKPKRLMFATVISTMQGISRVHSVYPQTEIFTVAIDEKLNEKGFIVPGLGDAGDRAFG, encoded by the coding sequence GTGGGGAGCAGCTTACCTAACGTCTATGTTCTCGACCATCCCTACGCTCAAATGGTTTTGACAAGGCTTCGCGACAAATCCACGGGACAGATTGAGTTCCGTAAAGGGCTTGTGAAGCTGGGGAGGCTTATAGGCTTTGAGATAGCGAGGCATCTGCCCGTGTCGAAGAAATTAGTTACCACACCGCTGGAGGTTGAGGCGGAGGGTGTCGAAATACCGGATATAGACAAAATTGTACTTATCACGGTTTTGAGAGCGGCTATGCCTCTTGCCGAGGGTTTGTTGAAAATTTTTCCCACAGCGAGGCAAGGTGTGGTCAGCGCGAGAAGGGTTGAGGAAACCTATTCAGGTGGCTTGGATTTTGAAATCGAGCTAACATATCTACGAATACCACGGTTAAACGGCTCGGAGATAGTGATTATCGCCGACCCTATGCTGGCAACGGGCTCGACCATGCTTAGGGTTGTTGAGGAAGTTTACAAGGTTGGGAAACCAAAGAGGCTCATGTTCGCCACCGTGATATCCACGATGCAGGGAATCAGCCGTGTCCACAGTGTTTATCCCCAGACAGAAATCTTCACCGTCGCAATCGATGAGAAGCTGAACGAGAAGGGTTTCATCGTGCCTGGTTTGGGTGATGCGGGGGATAGAGCCTTCGGTTAG
- a CDS encoding 3-oxosteroid 1-dehydrogenase — translation MLTGFSVDVLVVGSGAAGLVGALTVRSAGYEVLVVEKTDLVGGSSAMSGGGLWIPNNHVSREAGVEDSFEAAWTYLSHVVPEAGEATSPERLRAYLTHGPEMVKFLADMGFRWRPALGYPDYYPETPGGSVKGRCIEGAVFDARKLGPWARKLRRYPGAPPIPIHTNEAWKMYLARSRIGIAAFLRLGARLIGHSLLGRKPLTMGGSLVGQLLYLCLKKGVRIWLESPLRSLVVENGRVTGAVVNHEDRDVVVAARGGVLLTSGGFEHNQSMREKYLPNPTKAEWAVGSPGNTGDAIQAAVKIGAATALMDKAWGGPIAITPDGKPVFILAERSLPFGIIVDPNGERFMNESASYVDCWHNIYKHHKTTPCIPAWLIIDQRHRSNYLFGTLMPGRTPEKATGPQYLLRAHSLEELARKIGVDEKGLLRTVERFNEMAVKGVDEDFHRGESAYDRFYSDPRVKPNPNLGPLTKPPYYATAIYPGELGTCGGLLTDENARVMHVDGHPIPGLYAAGNTTAAVFGGTYPGPGSTLGPACTFAYIAAKHIVETLK, via the coding sequence ATGTTGACCGGGTTTAGTGTTGATGTTTTGGTTGTTGGGAGTGGAGCCGCGGGCTTGGTGGGTGCTCTCACGGTCAGAAGCGCTGGATACGAGGTTCTGGTTGTGGAGAAAACCGATTTGGTTGGAGGCTCCAGCGCTATGTCTGGCGGCGGACTCTGGATTCCCAATAACCATGTCTCGAGAGAAGCGGGTGTAGAGGATTCGTTTGAGGCGGCGTGGACCTATTTGAGCCATGTTGTTCCCGAGGCTGGTGAAGCAACTTCTCCCGAGAGACTGAGAGCCTACCTAACCCATGGACCCGAGATGGTGAAGTTTCTCGCGGATATGGGGTTTAGATGGAGGCCGGCGCTCGGATACCCCGATTACTATCCCGAGACCCCCGGCGGCTCGGTTAAGGGCCGATGCATAGAAGGCGCTGTCTTCGACGCGCGTAAACTGGGGCCATGGGCGAGAAAGCTGAGACGCTACCCCGGCGCTCCCCCAATCCCCATTCACACAAACGAGGCTTGGAAAATGTATCTAGCACGAAGCAGGATAGGCATCGCCGCTTTTCTGAGGCTCGGCGCACGTCTAATCGGTCACAGTCTCCTCGGACGCAAGCCTTTGACCATGGGCGGCTCTCTTGTGGGGCAGCTGCTTTATCTCTGCCTGAAAAAGGGTGTCAGGATTTGGCTCGAGTCGCCGCTCAGGTCACTGGTTGTTGAGAATGGACGCGTAACGGGGGCCGTGGTTAATCACGAGGATAGGGATGTGGTTGTTGCTGCACGTGGCGGCGTTCTGCTCACATCAGGCGGCTTTGAACACAACCAATCCATGCGGGAAAAGTATCTACCCAACCCGACCAAAGCCGAGTGGGCCGTGGGCTCTCCCGGCAACACGGGCGACGCGATACAGGCGGCTGTCAAGATAGGGGCTGCGACGGCTTTAATGGACAAGGCGTGGGGCGGGCCCATAGCCATAACACCGGACGGAAAACCCGTTTTCATTCTTGCCGAACGCAGTCTTCCTTTCGGCATAATCGTTGACCCAAACGGTGAGAGATTCATGAACGAGTCAGCCTCCTACGTCGACTGCTGGCACAACATCTACAAACATCATAAAACAACACCATGCATACCCGCGTGGCTGATAATCGACCAGAGGCACAGGTCCAACTATCTATTCGGAACTCTCATGCCAGGACGGACGCCTGAAAAAGCCACTGGGCCCCAGTATCTGTTGAGGGCGCACAGTCTCGAGGAGCTTGCTCGGAAAATCGGTGTAGATGAGAAAGGTTTGCTGAGGACTGTTGAGCGGTTTAACGAAATGGCTGTTAAAGGTGTGGACGAGGATTTTCACCGTGGAGAAAGCGCCTACGACAGGTTCTACTCGGACCCACGTGTCAAGCCCAACCCCAACCTCGGCCCGCTCACCAAGCCACCATACTACGCCACGGCTATCTACCCCGGAGAACTCGGAACATGCGGAGGCCTTCTCACCGACGAAAACGCACGGGTAATGCATGTCGACGGACATCCCATACCCGGCCTCTATGCAGCGGGAAACACCACAGCAGCGGTCTTCGGCGGAACGTACCCAGGCCCAGGCTCCACACTGGGCCCAGCATGCACCTTCGCATACATCGCAGCCAAACATATCGTAGAAACGCTGAAGTGA